A genome region from Ctenopharyngodon idella isolate HZGC_01 chromosome 5, HZGC01, whole genome shotgun sequence includes the following:
- the tnfsf13 gene encoding tumor necrosis factor ligand superfamily member 13 isoform X8 yields the protein MNNHNIPASVWKVNVDVLKRFLVFTVACTCVGVVYMQWTYIWMLRAEMAEITQRFRPLDTAGKEGGICCDAAVCYGVSCYHRFLERRKHEGGRDKRDVTEQKKQRKRRQTEKHTFLHLVPVSSQSYRQSRGEGLQVSGDTVTVEAEGTYFIYSQEFTSWSLDPPFSSLFPANLQSSSSQLTLPSWASSAYDTDTHVNHV from the exons ATGAACAACCACAACATTCCTGCGTCTGTTTGGAAGGTGAACGTAGATGTGTTGAAGCGGTTTCTTGTGTTCACTGTTGCCTGCACCTGTGTGGGTGTGGTGTATATGCAATGGACATACATTTGGATGCTTAGGGCtgaaatggctgaaataacgCAGCGGTTCAGGCCTCTGGATACAGCGGGAAAAGAAGGTGGGATATGCTGCGATGCCGCCGTGTGCTACGGG GTAAGCTGTTATCACAGATTCCTTGAGAGACGGAAACACGAAGGGGGCCGAGACAAGAGAGATGTGACAGAACAGAAGAAGCAGAGAAAGAGACGACAAA CAGAGAAGCACACATTTCTCCATCTTGTTCCTGTGTCCTCGCAGTCATACA GGCAGAGCAGAGGGGAGGGGCTACAGGTATCAGGTGATACTGTAACAGTGGAGGCTGAGGGTACCTACTTCATTTACAGTCAG GAATTCACTTCCTGGAGTCTGGATCCTCCCTTCAGCTCTCTGTTCCCCGCAAATCTGCAGAGCTCATCCTCACAGCTCACGCTACCTTCATGGGCCTCTTCAGCAtatgacacagacacacatgtaAATCATGTTTAA
- the tnfsf13 gene encoding tumor necrosis factor ligand superfamily member 13 isoform X6, which produces MNNHNIPASVWKVNVDVLKRFLVFTVACTCVGVVYMQWTYIWMLRAEMAEITQRFRPLDTAGKEGGICCDAAVCYGVSCYHRFLERRKHEGGRDKRDVTEQKKQRKRRQTEKHTFLHLVPVSSQSYNDHDTTVLSWALGQSRGEGLQVSGDTVTVEAEGTYFIYSQEFTSWSLDPPFSSLFPANLQSSSSQLTLPSWASSAYDTDTHVNHV; this is translated from the exons ATGAACAACCACAACATTCCTGCGTCTGTTTGGAAGGTGAACGTAGATGTGTTGAAGCGGTTTCTTGTGTTCACTGTTGCCTGCACCTGTGTGGGTGTGGTGTATATGCAATGGACATACATTTGGATGCTTAGGGCtgaaatggctgaaataacgCAGCGGTTCAGGCCTCTGGATACAGCGGGAAAAGAAGGTGGGATATGCTGCGATGCCGCCGTGTGCTACGGG GTAAGCTGTTATCACAGATTCCTTGAGAGACGGAAACACGAAGGGGGCCGAGACAAGAGAGATGTGACAGAACAGAAGAAGCAGAGAAAGAGACGACAAA CAGAGAAGCACACATTTCTCCATCTTGTTCCTGTGTCCTCGCAGTCATACA ATGATCATGACACCACTGTTCTGTCTTGGGCACTAGGGCAGAGCAGAGGGGAGGGGCTACAGGTATCAGGTGATACTGTAACAGTGGAGGCTGAGGGTACCTACTTCATTTACAGTCAG GAATTCACTTCCTGGAGTCTGGATCCTCCCTTCAGCTCTCTGTTCCCCGCAAATCTGCAGAGCTCATCCTCACAGCTCACGCTACCTTCATGGGCCTCTTCAGCAtatgacacagacacacatgtaAATCATGTTTAA
- the tnfsf13 gene encoding tumor necrosis factor ligand superfamily member 13 isoform X3 gives MNNHNIPASVWKVNVDVLKRFLVFTVACTCVGVVYMQWTYIWMLRAEMAEITQRFRPLDTAGKEGGICCDAAVCYGVSCYHRFLERRKHEGGRDKRDVTEQKKQRKRRQKKHTFLHLVPVSSQSYNDHDTTVLSWALGQSRGEGLQVSGDTVTVEAEGTYFIYSQVLYKDTTWVMGHVITKRLKGAETKLMKCLKSMPSNVSQPLNTCYTAGIHFLESGSSLQLSVPRKSAELILTAHATFMGLFSI, from the exons ATGAACAACCACAACATTCCTGCGTCTGTTTGGAAGGTGAACGTAGATGTGTTGAAGCGGTTTCTTGTGTTCACTGTTGCCTGCACCTGTGTGGGTGTGGTGTATATGCAATGGACATACATTTGGATGCTTAGGGCtgaaatggctgaaataacgCAGCGGTTCAGGCCTCTGGATACAGCGGGAAAAGAAGGTGGGATATGCTGCGATGCCGCCGTGTGCTACGGG GTAAGCTGTTATCACAGATTCCTTGAGAGACGGAAACACGAAGGGGGCCGAGACAAGAGAGATGTGACAGAACAGAAGAAGCAGAGAAAGAGACGACAAA AGAAGCACACATTTCTCCATCTTGTTCCTGTGTCCTCGCAGTCATACA ATGATCATGACACCACTGTTCTGTCTTGGGCACTAGGGCAGAGCAGAGGGGAGGGGCTACAGGTATCAGGTGATACTGTAACAGTGGAGGCTGAGGGTACCTACTTCATTTACAGTCAG GTGCTGTATAAAGATACCACCTGGGTAATGGGTCATGTGATCACGAAGAGGCTGAAGGGGGCGGAGACTAAGCTGATGAAGTGTCTAAAAAGCATGCCCAGTAACGTCAGCCAGCCACTCAACACTTGCTACACTGCAG GAATTCACTTCCTGGAGTCTGGATCCTCCCTTCAGCTCTCTGTTCCCCGCAAATCTGCAGAGCTCATCCTCACAGCTCACGCTACCTTCATGGGCCTCTTCAGCAtatga
- the tnfsf13 gene encoding tumor necrosis factor ligand superfamily member 13 isoform X5: MNNHNIPASVWKVNVDVLKRFLVFTVACTCVGVVYMQWTYIWMLRAEMAEITQRFRPLDTAGKEGGICCDAAVCYGVSCYHRFLERRKHEGGRDKRDVTEQKKQRKRRQKKHTFLHLVPVSSQSYRQSRGEGLQVSGDTVTVEAEGTYFIYSQVLYKDTTWVMGHVITKRLKGAETKLMKCLKSMPSNVSQPLNTCYTAGIHFLESGSSLQLSVPRKSAELILTAHATFMGLFSI, translated from the exons ATGAACAACCACAACATTCCTGCGTCTGTTTGGAAGGTGAACGTAGATGTGTTGAAGCGGTTTCTTGTGTTCACTGTTGCCTGCACCTGTGTGGGTGTGGTGTATATGCAATGGACATACATTTGGATGCTTAGGGCtgaaatggctgaaataacgCAGCGGTTCAGGCCTCTGGATACAGCGGGAAAAGAAGGTGGGATATGCTGCGATGCCGCCGTGTGCTACGGG GTAAGCTGTTATCACAGATTCCTTGAGAGACGGAAACACGAAGGGGGCCGAGACAAGAGAGATGTGACAGAACAGAAGAAGCAGAGAAAGAGACGACAAA AGAAGCACACATTTCTCCATCTTGTTCCTGTGTCCTCGCAGTCATACA GGCAGAGCAGAGGGGAGGGGCTACAGGTATCAGGTGATACTGTAACAGTGGAGGCTGAGGGTACCTACTTCATTTACAGTCAG GTGCTGTATAAAGATACCACCTGGGTAATGGGTCATGTGATCACGAAGAGGCTGAAGGGGGCGGAGACTAAGCTGATGAAGTGTCTAAAAAGCATGCCCAGTAACGTCAGCCAGCCACTCAACACTTGCTACACTGCAG GAATTCACTTCCTGGAGTCTGGATCCTCCCTTCAGCTCTCTGTTCCCCGCAAATCTGCAGAGCTCATCCTCACAGCTCACGCTACCTTCATGGGCCTCTTCAGCAtatga
- the tnfsf13 gene encoding tumor necrosis factor ligand superfamily member 13 isoform X1, producing the protein MNNHNIPASVWKVNVDVLKRFLVFTVACTCVGVVYMQWTYIWMLRAEMAEITQRFRPLDTAGKEGGICCDAAVCYGVSCYHRFLERRKHEGGRDKRDVTEQKKQRKRRQTEKHTFLHLVPVSSQSYNDHDTTVLSWALGQSRGEGLQVSGDTVTVEAEGTYFIYSQVLYKDTTWVMGHVITKRLKGAETKLMKCLKSMPSNVSQPLNTCYTAGIHFLESGSSLQLSVPRKSAELILTAHATFMGLFSI; encoded by the exons ATGAACAACCACAACATTCCTGCGTCTGTTTGGAAGGTGAACGTAGATGTGTTGAAGCGGTTTCTTGTGTTCACTGTTGCCTGCACCTGTGTGGGTGTGGTGTATATGCAATGGACATACATTTGGATGCTTAGGGCtgaaatggctgaaataacgCAGCGGTTCAGGCCTCTGGATACAGCGGGAAAAGAAGGTGGGATATGCTGCGATGCCGCCGTGTGCTACGGG GTAAGCTGTTATCACAGATTCCTTGAGAGACGGAAACACGAAGGGGGCCGAGACAAGAGAGATGTGACAGAACAGAAGAAGCAGAGAAAGAGACGACAAA CAGAGAAGCACACATTTCTCCATCTTGTTCCTGTGTCCTCGCAGTCATACA ATGATCATGACACCACTGTTCTGTCTTGGGCACTAGGGCAGAGCAGAGGGGAGGGGCTACAGGTATCAGGTGATACTGTAACAGTGGAGGCTGAGGGTACCTACTTCATTTACAGTCAG GTGCTGTATAAAGATACCACCTGGGTAATGGGTCATGTGATCACGAAGAGGCTGAAGGGGGCGGAGACTAAGCTGATGAAGTGTCTAAAAAGCATGCCCAGTAACGTCAGCCAGCCACTCAACACTTGCTACACTGCAG GAATTCACTTCCTGGAGTCTGGATCCTCCCTTCAGCTCTCTGTTCCCCGCAAATCTGCAGAGCTCATCCTCACAGCTCACGCTACCTTCATGGGCCTCTTCAGCAtatga
- the tnfsf13 gene encoding tumor necrosis factor ligand superfamily member 13 isoform X4: protein MNNHNIPASVWKVNVDVLKRFLVFTVACTCVGVVYMQWTYIWMLRAEMAEITQRFRPLDTAGKEGGICCDAAVCYGVSCYHRFLERRKHEGGRDKRDVTEQKKQRKRRQTEKHTFLHLVPVSSQSYRQSRGEGLQVSGDTVTVEAEGTYFIYSQVLYKDTTWVMGHVITKRLKGAETKLMKCLKSMPSNVSQPLNTCYTAGIHFLESGSSLQLSVPRKSAELILTAHATFMGLFSI from the exons ATGAACAACCACAACATTCCTGCGTCTGTTTGGAAGGTGAACGTAGATGTGTTGAAGCGGTTTCTTGTGTTCACTGTTGCCTGCACCTGTGTGGGTGTGGTGTATATGCAATGGACATACATTTGGATGCTTAGGGCtgaaatggctgaaataacgCAGCGGTTCAGGCCTCTGGATACAGCGGGAAAAGAAGGTGGGATATGCTGCGATGCCGCCGTGTGCTACGGG GTAAGCTGTTATCACAGATTCCTTGAGAGACGGAAACACGAAGGGGGCCGAGACAAGAGAGATGTGACAGAACAGAAGAAGCAGAGAAAGAGACGACAAA CAGAGAAGCACACATTTCTCCATCTTGTTCCTGTGTCCTCGCAGTCATACA GGCAGAGCAGAGGGGAGGGGCTACAGGTATCAGGTGATACTGTAACAGTGGAGGCTGAGGGTACCTACTTCATTTACAGTCAG GTGCTGTATAAAGATACCACCTGGGTAATGGGTCATGTGATCACGAAGAGGCTGAAGGGGGCGGAGACTAAGCTGATGAAGTGTCTAAAAAGCATGCCCAGTAACGTCAGCCAGCCACTCAACACTTGCTACACTGCAG GAATTCACTTCCTGGAGTCTGGATCCTCCCTTCAGCTCTCTGTTCCCCGCAAATCTGCAGAGCTCATCCTCACAGCTCACGCTACCTTCATGGGCCTCTTCAGCAtatga